cagcggctgaatcaggacctggggcagagcagctggggtgctgccgggttggtccagtagtgcccagagcggcgctgcaggaccaatcggcagcgccccagctgctctgccccagggtccaaaacaaaagcctggtctgctggggggggcacactagctgcgccccccccccagcagaccagggacacgggagcagagccgcagtggcagcggggtgccgcgcctctgaggctttgctctagcaaagtctcagaggcgcgggaccccgccgtggctgcagcttcagtcccggtgcctgtggtctgctggggacggtccccagcagaccacaggcaccgggactgaagcggcagcagcggcggttccccgcttctgaggctttgctctgtcaaagcctcagaagcgcgggaacccgcccggtgcccctggtctgctggagacggtctccagcagaccaggggcaccggagcagcttacgaacggggctttctcgccccggagctcgcaggtagcaatccgccacctcgacctccggggcgagaaagccccgtttgtaagtgcggatccgacataagtcggatccgcgtaagtcggggactgcctgtactcaaattACAAGGGAGCAGAACCTTGAAGAGTAGAACTCCCAGGCCTATGTATTTAAAGCATGTAATGTCAGTATTGTCAAATCTGATTTTGGAAGGTCTCTTTACTTACATCATACATAAGCCTAGGCAGGCATCTTGTAGACAACAGCCTCAGTCACATAAGAGTCCTAACCACCATCTATCTTGTGCACTGAATGAGAGAGAAGTTCATTGGAAAAAATTATATGACCACATACTATTAAAGTCTGAATTATAATGGATACACAAAGGGGTCAAATTAAGTTTGCAAGGTCAACCTTAATTCTGGTACTTCCAACTTCTGAGTACTTGGCTTTGAGGCCTTACTGATCTTTTACATAGTTTTTTTGGTTGTAATAGAAACATATTTTTATAGATTTCCTTATGATAGTGATTTTAAATGTGGGTTTTTAGAAaggcatttatttttttaatcaagcTTCAGATGCCTATGTATAGCATGCAATTCAAAGTTGTAAAGGGTAAGCATAGTACCAATAAAGTCATATAGTTTTTTCATCCCTAAATTGTTAGCATATTTACAAAAAAGTtttgggtagcttattttacTCTAAAGCTTAGATTAGATAGAGCAATTAATTGTACAAAACTAACACCAGAAGCAAACTCTTTGTACTTTCTGTAAGTTGGTATCTTTATATTACTACCTGTACATAATGTTTATGTTTTTCTGAGTAGCAGCGTGGGGTTGCAGAACCTAATCCTTTAGCCGCTGGTTTAGTCACTCCCTTAAATCTTGCACTGAGAAATCTGCCGAGTACTGAGGGTATGGCTCACCTGCCACCTCAGGAATTACCTACACCAGGATACAAGTATTTCACTCCAGTGAGCAGCAACTTTCTTCAGACACCTGTCAGTTATAGCCAGAAGATTGACATGAAGGAACCAATCAGTGAGGTCAGACAGCAGATGAAGCAGGTTTGTTCCAGGGAGATAAAAGCTATAGGGCTTTAGTGGCATTTCATTGCTTTTTAAAGCAATTCCTAGTTAGCAAACCAGAAATAAATTAAGTGCCATATAGTGCTCTCTTTGCacaagtaattattttgaaaccaAAGGGTACTACTTATGTAAGACAGCAGGATTTGGTCCTTAGGTTCATTATGATCATACAGTAGAATGTGTTGTAAAATGTAAGCAGGTATAATGAGATGACCAATAGCAGCTTGAATTATTGCTAAGGAAGTATAATGACCAAGaactttgttttttttctgcataTTGAAATCAAGATACCTTCTGTTTTTACATACTTGTCACAATAagttttaaacaattttatttatataatctTTCTTTGATTTGATATTTAACTTTCAGACTACTTACTTGCTATTTGAAGAAGTGCAATAGAGTGGTAACTTCTGTAAAAGTAACTGCATAGGTAACCAGGAAAAAATACAGTTGTGTTAGCATCATTAACTGTGATAATTACCATTATCTCCAGAGGTGCTAGCATGTGATTGTTTTTATAAATCAATTTAACTATATAGTTAATTCAGGCCATTACTacaagaaatagtatttttaatgCCCACTGGAGATGGTTTAATgtcttagtgatagaaatgtagccatgttagtctggtgtagctttaacaaaaacaggactatgtagcactttaaagactaacaaggtggttagcttttgtgggccagacccacttcctcagatcaaatagtggaagaaaattggcgcaaccatatacaggcagtccccgagttacgcggatccgacttatgtcggatccgcagttacgaacggggatttctcgccccggaggactcgagcggcgggacgtctggtcccgccgcccgccttctccggggtgagaaaagctgctccctgtctccctggtctgctggcggagctagcagaccagggagacgggagcaaagcggcggagcaccgggggccagacccgcggccgcttccagatcagctggaagcggcgcgggtccggccgggcgctccgccgctctgttcagcgtctccctggtccgctctGTTCAGTGTCTCCCcagccggacccgcgccgcttgcagctgatctggaagcagccgcgggtctggcccccgGTGCttcgccgctttgttcagcgtctccctggtctgcagaccccttcttatctgcagaccagggagacgctgaacagagcggcggagcacccggctggaccAGCGCTGCtttcagatcagctggaagcggcgcgggtccggccccagggagacgctgggaccagggagaccagggagacgctgagcagagcagcggaggacccgggccggacccgcagcgctttcagctgatctggaagccgcgggtcctcccgggtcctccgcggctttgctcagtgtctccctggtctgcagaccagggagacgctgagcaaagccgcggaggacccgggccggaccgcggcgctgatctggaaacGCCATGGTTCGGctcgggtcctccgcagctttgctccacgtctccctggtctgctgggggggggggggggacgcagctagtgcccccccagcagaccagggagacgtggagcaaagccgggggcctgtggtagagcaggtggggcactgccggttggtcccgcagcaccgctccttggcgctactggaccaacccggcagcaccccagctgctctgccccaggcatcctgattcagctgctgatcagtttcagcagtggctgaatcaggatgcctggggcagagcagctggggtgctgctgggttggtccagtagctccgaggagcggccacgctactggaccaagccagcagcacctgagctgctctaccccaggcgtctccaagttagccgctgctgaaactgaccagcgctgactacaggaagcccgaggcagagttgctctgccctggacttcctggaatcagctgctgatcagtttcagcagcagctgacttggggacagctggtgttcttaccttgaatctgtatgtaagtggaactggtgtccagattcagcggctgttgaaactgatcagtttcagcagcggctgatgccatttccgacttacatacagattcaacttagggactgtaggtttgttcttatcttgtacgtaacccggggactgcctgtataccaaaatgtgttcattttttttattgtattctttggtatatatggttgtgccaattttcttccactatttgatctgaggaagtgggtctggcccatgaaagctcatcacctaataaaccatcttgttagtctttaaagtgctacatagtcctgtttaatGTCTTAAGCAGGGATGTGGGAATCTAGATTCCTAGATTCTATTTCCAGCTTTGTTAGTTTTGTTGCGTGATCTTAGACAATCACTTACACTCATTGCTTCTGTTCTCCCATATTTAAAATGATTGGAATTCATCCTTGGAGAGATGCTGTGAGGTTTAATCAGTATTTAGGTGCTTTGAACTTCTTGCATTAGAAGCACTCAaagtgtaaaatatttttttttcttagtcATACCTCAGTCAATAACAGAACTTCTGTGTTTTGGATTTCATCTTCGTAATTTTAGCTACTTTACATTGTTTCCTATCACATTTTTTTCTTGTCCCTTTATATTAAAATGGTAGATCATATTTACATAATCATTTGGATTTCTATTAGGTCAGTGTTAACTCAGATATAAGTACTGACTTATTTTCTCAATGGCACTAGTGCTTAAAGCAAACAttgctgtgttttttttaatgctcctacccatttttttttaatgctcctACACATTAGTATTGAAAACTTGAAAGCACAAAAACCATGCTGTTTTTAGATGACCTCAGATATGAACTTCATTTGAAATATATTGTGGTAGTAGTAGtttaattttttcattttttaagttCTAAATTTTTCTTTGGCTGCAGAAAATTAAAATTCTCAGGGTATTCTTAATATTTTCAGAACGATATAGAAGCAAGTAAatctgccccagtcctgaatACAGCTAAACAGGATGGACCGATGCCAAAACCACATAGTGTGTCTCTTAATGATACTGAAACAAGGAAACTAATGGAAGAGTGCAAAAGACTTCAGGCTGATATTATGAAACTGTCAGATGAAAATCGACACCTGAGAGTAAGTTCTGTTTTAATGTTTCATATTAAAATGAGTTACACCCAAACAGATGATTAAAAGGCATGGATTTATATATGTGCCTGCAGATAAAACTTAACTTCAGTTTTTATCTGCATAAAACTTAAAAAGGGAAAATGCTTCTGAGAATTAACAAAGCCAGTGGTGGAAGGTAGGTACAACTGCCCGTATAATAGGGATCATCTGCtgtataattatttttgttctccTAAGatagtgtttcgcaaactttttggcccatggcccacctggctcaatgcaaacttttccatggaccatcagttgctaatggaaactcgcttttaattatataattacaccCGAGCAATGTTGCCAGTGCTGCAGTTAGGGAGAATAGTTTAacttaaccagtaagaaaggaaatattaatttaaattattaaacagattatgtTCTTaactttttaatgtttatttaaaatgaagtttgagaaactaagtaaaaaattatttatgtccaacacaaaaggtttcaatgttttctttgttatGGCTTTTTTGAATTGGGGaacactgacccacagaacaatcagttgggaaccacacaaatgagaagcaaaaaacccccttcagatacccccaaccctcacttatATAGCCTCCAACTGAGACACAtcactagtgctccagccccacagagggaaggggaaggacagGAAGGGCTGAGGTTCAGGGATTCCCATTGACCAGTTTTACTCTTGTGGGGTTATGGCTgtagtggattttgtggaaacccccacccccaggctctggggtggggtaagaaataaggggttcagtgtacaggacagggttgccagtgagtgggggtgcaggatttgaGTGGGAGGTGGGATGTGTGAGGGGGTGAGGTCTCaatgggagatggggtgcaggagcaggccaggggtagggtgcaggagtgagctgtAGGTCTGAGGTCTTAGCAGAGCTGGATGAGAAGAGTAGGGGGATGCAGGTTCTGAGCCTGAGGGGCAAGGGGGGGGAACTTATCTGACTTTGCACCCCCTCCGCTCCCAGACACCACGTCCCAGGCATGGCCTCtgactgctcccattggccacattccagccaatgggagaagtgGGGAAAGCCTCAAGGCAGCATCATGTCTGTGCattgctgtttccccagccaggggagggggaatggcttCTGGCTCCACTTTTtccccacaagctggatctggcaGGGAGGCTTGCatgccccctccaccccaccctgctccccagagggaagccagcactggcactccaaccttgcagtggtgggtgggtgggtgggagagagggagagggagactggAGCACCATCCCAGTCTCCTTgctgcggggagagggagggattaTTCACAGCTTTTCCTAAAAACTCACTATTACCTGTTTTCACGTAATTTTGGGTCTATTTATTAGATACTCAGTGACATGTAGCTGAGAACCAATGCAGATTGTAGATCAGAGAATTTTAGCTTACAAGATCACTTAATTATTCACTTACTAGTTGTGTTCAGGGTGGTGTTGCTTTTTGTAGTAGTATTACTTCCATAGCTGTAACTGTGTACTGATAAGTTACATATTGTTGTAGCTGTTTGGGTATATAGACGTTCCTTTATTGGAATAGCACTTTAATTTATAAATAAATCTGAAATAAAGCTAAATCCTAAACTGTAGTTGTGATATCAGAGTACAGTGGGAGACAAACCACACAATACAAAAAATTACCCATAGGTGAGTTGTTTCATTTACTTTAAATTTTTGTGTAAATAAAAGATTAATTTTTTCAGTGTGCAAGATAAGAGTTTTTGCCCCCATAATTATAGTTGTATGCAGAAGCAGTATGGAATGCATGTGTATTAGGTActaaaaaagagaaataatgaCTTGAGTTAGtgtgaatttatttttaatctttcagtatcttaatttttttttcaatttaaaaagtaATAGTACAGCTACTCTTCTAAAATGATTTTTGTATTACGTTATTTAAATACTTAGCAGAGGGATTCAGTCTCATGGTTATATTTCCAAAGGACTATGATTGCACATTCATGAATTTCTTCCATGTTTTCTTTTCAGGAGGATAACTTGAGGTTCAGAAAGGTTGCACACTCCGATAAATCTGGATCACCCACAGCCTTGACCCTCAGAGATAATGGTTCCAATCCTCTTCCTTCGCTTCTTGTTGTAATTGCAGCCATTTTCATTGGATTCTTTCTAGGGAAATTCATCTTGTAGAGCGAAGCATGCAGAATGcggcttcctttttttcccttggcCAGAAAAATTTGTTTACCTACCACTTCATTGGTAGTATGGCCCAAGTGACCATTTTTGTGTACAGCATCATACAGGCTTTGCCTTTAATGATCTCTCACGGTTAgaaaacacaattttaaaaaaagacaaactgTTCGGCTACTGGACAAAAATTGTACATTAAATCATCAATAGCAGGTGTGAGTTGCACATTCAGTCCTTTATGAAAATTCATAAATAAAGAAGCGTTCTTTCTTTCTGTGGTTTTAATAAGAGTTCAAAAATTGTTCAGAGTCTTGTAAATGTTATTTTAATAATCCTTTAAAATTTTATCTGTTGCTGTTACCTCTTGAAAAATGATTCATTAGATTGTTAATCCCATTCATTCAGGAATATGACAAGAGGTTTTCTGCGGGAAATGGTGCCTCTTAACTGTAAATTTACTCCTTTACCTTATTTTGCTAATATCATGGCAGAATTTCTCTCTTATCCCTTGTGAGGCAGTTACTGGCAATTTTTCATCCTTACAATCCTGTCCCATGGTATTTAAcattaaaacagaaataaaattaaCAGATTTTCTGCTGGGTAGCCTGTCGTGTGTGTCATACTTTTAGAGGGATTCCTAACAAGTTTATTGTTCATGGTAATTTGCTATTTGTAAGAAATGGATGTTTTCCAATTTACTTTAAGTTTTTGGCTTAGACTGTTGTATTTGAAGCTTGAGAAAACGTATTCCCATTCGATTTATGAAGTGCTGAATAGTTTTATAGCTGCTTTCAGCTATAGAAAAGCTAATTATCAAATTTATTTTGAGACCTAGAAATAATTTGGGTATCCAGCAGGTATAAATATTGGGAGACAAATGTTTGAAGTTTCTGGTATTTAAATATTTACTTGGATTGTCTGGGTGTATTACAGTCAACCTTCTGTTGCATCTTTGCGTTTGTTGGGTGTCTAACGGGGCAAATTTTCCTTTGGTTTCAGAAAGGGTAAATCATTCACGTTTTCTAATCTTTCAGTTCTCTTTGCAACTCCATTTTAACTGAttcttaaatacatttttttctattCAAATACCCATAATGAATTTCCATGATGCATTAGAGTTGATATTTGCTGACCAAGCCTCCAATTATTTAACTTCcaaaagttaaaagaaaaaacacaaactTTTCATGCAACTCTTAGCAAATTTACCTGTGCTATTAATCATGTGTATCTAAGTTTTAAAGAATGCATTTATTGGGTCTGAAATGCTTCCCTGCACTTAATCTTATGTCTTGTCTCATTTCTGATATACAGGTCATAAACCAAGTAGATAGTAGTATTGAAACAAAATATATCCATAATTCTGACTC
The DNA window shown above is from Pelodiscus sinensis isolate JC-2024 chromosome 2, ASM4963464v1, whole genome shotgun sequence and carries:
- the VAPA gene encoding vesicle-associated membrane protein-associated protein A isoform X1, whose translation is MAAAGTLAKQEQILVLDPPTDLKFKGPFTDVVTTNLKLRNPSDRKVCFKVKTTAPRRYCVRPNSGIIDPGSSVTVSVMLQPFDYDPNEKSKHKFMVQTIFAPSNTSDMEAVWKEAKPDELMDSKLRCVFEMPNENDKLQRGVAEPNPLAAGLVTPLNLALRNLPSTEGMAHLPPQELPTPGYKYFTPVSSNFLQTPVSYSQKIDMKEPISEVRQQMKQNDIEASKSAPVLNTAKQDGPMPKPHSVSLNDTETRKLMEECKRLQADIMKLSDENRHLREDNLRFRKVAHSDKSGSPTALTLRDNGSNPLPSLLVVIAAIFIGFFLGKFIL